In Glandiceps talaboti chromosome 6, keGlaTala1.1, whole genome shotgun sequence, one DNA window encodes the following:
- the LOC144436317 gene encoding S-methyl-5'-thioadenosine phosphorylase-like yields MASKKVKIGIIGGSGVDNPDILHERQEKFVETPYGKPSDALILGKIGDVDCVLLARHGRHHTIMPTNINFRANIHALKAEGCTHLLVTTACGSLREEIRPGDVVVIDQFIDRTTKRPQTFYDGAYSSPRGVCHIPMHTPFCEDARQMLIESIKEIGIRHHPKGTIITIEGPRFSTKAESLMFRTWGADLINMTTVPEVALAKEAGLCYASIAMATDYDCWKDNGEMVSVEAVLKTFKDNAEKARKILLHVIPKVGKKDWSDIIQAHNDTAKESVMLPPPSVQANQ; encoded by the exons ATGGCCTCCAAAAAAGTGAAG ATTGGTATAATTGGAGGATCAGGTGTAGACAATCCAGATATTCTACATGAAAGACAGGAAAAGTTTGTTGAAACACCGTACGGCAAA CCATCAGATGCCTTAATTCTTGGCAAGATAGGAGATGTAGACTGTGTCCTATTGGCAAG ACATGGTCGCCATCATACCATCATGCCAACCAATATAAACTTCCGTGCTAATATCCATGCCTTAAAAGCTGAAGGTTGCACTCATCTCCTTGTAACCACAGCGTGTGGTTCACTCAGGGAAGAGATCAGACCAGGAGATGTTGTGGTCATTGATCAGTTTATTGACCGTACCACAAAACGACCTCAGACGTTCTATGATGGAGCATATAGTAGTCCAAGAGGAGTCTGTCATATTCCTATGCATACACCGTTTTGTGAAGATGCAAGACAG ATGTTAATTGAATCTATAAAAGAGATTGGTATAAGACACCATCCTAAAGGTACAATTATTACTATTGAAGGACCAAGGTTCTCCACCAAAGCTGAGAGTCTCATGTTCCGTACGTGGGGTGCAGATCTCATCAATATGACAACTGTGCCAGAAGTAGCACTGGCCAAGGAAGCAGGACTTTGTTATGCCagtattgccatggcaacagattACGATTGCTGGAAAGACAATGGTGAAATG GTCAGTGTTGAAGCTGTCTTGAAAACTTTTAAAGACAACGCAGAAAAAGCCAGGAAGATTCTACTGCATGTTATTCCCAAGGTTGGGAAGAAAGATTGGAGTGACATCATTCAAGCTCATAAT GATACAGCCAAGGAGTCTGTCATGTTACCACCACCAAGTGTACAAGCAAATCAGTAG
- the LOC144436746 gene encoding calcyphosin-like protein, whose product MAGTARHDKEMKMNAEKKLRSGETKDPVERLRLQCLSRGSSGIKGLGRVFKIMDDDGNRSLDFKEFKKGIHDYNVITTNEELKEMFTAFDKDGSGTIDFDEFLVNLRPPMSSTRVNIIHKAFQKLDKTGDGVITIEDLKGVYQVNKHPKYMNGEWTEDQVFRSFLDSFDSPDDKDGVVTKEEFINYYCGVSASIDKDVYFVLMMKNAWKLD is encoded by the exons ATGGCTGGCACAGCGAGGCACGATAAAGAAATGAAGATGAACGCAGAGAAGAAATTGCGGTCGGGTGAAACTAAAGATCCTGTGGAAAGACTTCGGCTGCAATGTTTGTCGAGGGGTTCTAGTGGTATCAAGGGACTTGGCAG AGTTTTCAAAATCATGGATGATGATGGCAATAGGTCACTTGACTTCAAAGAATTTAAGAAGGGTATTCATGATTATAATGTCATCACTACCAACGAGGAGTTGAAAGAAATGTTCACAGCTTTTGACAAAGATGGCAGTGGAACCATTGATTTTGATGAATTCCTGGTTAATCTAAGG CCACCGATGTCAAGTACCAGGGTTAATATAATCCACAAAGCATTTCAAAAACTAGACAAGACCGGAGATGGCGTAATAACAATTGAAGACTTGAAAGGTGTCTACCAAGTTAATAAACATCCTAAATATATGAATGGTGAATGGACAGAGGATCAAGTTTTCAGATCTTTCCTTGATAGTTTTGATTCACCAGATGATAAAGATGGCGTG GTCACGAAAGAAGAGTTTATCAATTATTACTGTGGTGTGAGTGCATCCATAGATAAAGATGTATACTTTGTGCTCATGATGAAGAATGCTTGGAAACTTGATTGA